The Solanum lycopersicum chromosome 9, SLM_r2.1 genome window below encodes:
- the LOC101251222 gene encoding translocator protein homolog, producing the protein MASQQDELKHRSTTKSQQTEQYTKSAHDKDSKSNKNINRSTRKQIAKRGVKSLTIALSIPLLLTLIDISLFGSSYQYVSMEKPFWFPRLWALHLACLGSSLLMGLSAWLVWAEGGFHRQPMAIILYLAQLGLSLAWDPVVFKAGATRIGLVLCVALFGVLIGCFRAFKNVNPIAGDLVKPCFGWAVLLSLANLKLVYH; encoded by the coding sequence ATGGCTTCTCAGCAAGATGAGCTAAAACACAGAAGTACTACGAAATCACAACAAACAGAGCAATACACAAAATCTGCTCACGATAAGGATTCAAAATCGAACAAAAACATCAACAGATCAACAAGAAAACAGATCGCTAAACGAGGCGTCAAATCATTGACAATCGCTTTATCAATTCCACTTCTATTAACCCTAATTGACATTTCTCTATTCGGATCAAGTTACCAGTACGTTTCAATGGAGAAGCCTTTCTGGTTTCCGCGTCTATGGGCTTTACATTTAGCCTGTTTAGGTTCTTCTCTTCTAATGGGTCTTTCTGCTTGGCTTGTTTGGGCTGAAGGTGGGTTTCATCGTCAACCTATGgctataattttgtatttagcTCAATTAGGGTTGAGTTTGGCTTGGGATCCAGTTGTGTTCAAAGCAGGTGCAACTAGAATTGGGTTAGTGTTATGTGTGGCTTTGTTTGGAGTGTTGATTGGTTGTTTTAGGGCTTTTAAAAATGTGAATCCTATTGCTGGGGATTTGGTTAAACCTTGTTTTGGATGGGCTGTGCTTTTGAGTTTAGCAAATCTTAAGCTTGTGTATCATTAg